A window of Campylobacter ureolyticus contains these coding sequences:
- a CDS encoding acetyl-CoA carboxylase biotin carboxylase subunit, with amino-acid sequence MEIKRILIANRGEIALRALRTIQEMGKEAVVVYSTADKDALYVKYADASICIGPARSSDSYLNIPAIMTAAQISESDAIFPGYGFLSENQTFVEICEKEGIKFIGPNLSAMALMSDKSKAKSFMKRAGVPVIPGSDGVLKDVEEARKLANEMGYPVILKAAAGGGGRGMRLVTKGEDLEKNFWAAESEALSAFGNGSMYIEKYITNPRHVEVQILGDEHGNVIHVGERDCSMQRRHQKLIEETPATILDEKTREKLHETAIAATKAIGYYGAGTFEFLYDQDSKEFYFIEMNTRLQVEHCVSEMVSGLDMVEWMIRIAQGEKLPSQDEIEFRGHSIECRIAAEDPKSFAPNPGKITKFIAPNGRNVRFDSHIYEGYSVPPFYDSMIGKLIVHADTRQKAIAKMRVALDELIIQGIKTTRNFHLNMMESADFANNKFDTNYLTKYY; translated from the coding sequence ATGGAGATTAAAAGAATTCTTATTGCAAATCGCGGTGAGATAGCATTAAGAGCTTTAAGAACCATACAAGAAATGGGAAAAGAAGCTGTTGTTGTTTATTCAACCGCGGATAAAGATGCGCTTTATGTAAAATATGCTGATGCAAGTATTTGTATTGGGCCTGCTAGAAGTAGTGATAGCTATTTAAATATACCTGCGATTATGACAGCGGCTCAAATTAGCGAATCGGATGCTATTTTCCCAGGATATGGTTTTTTAAGTGAAAATCAAACTTTTGTTGAAATTTGCGAGAAAGAAGGCATTAAATTTATAGGACCAAATTTATCAGCTATGGCATTAATGAGTGATAAATCAAAGGCAAAAAGCTTTATGAAAAGAGCAGGGGTTCCTGTAATTCCTGGAAGTGATGGCGTTTTAAAAGATGTTGAAGAGGCTAGAAAATTAGCAAATGAAATGGGTTACCCAGTTATCTTAAAAGCAGCAGCTGGTGGTGGCGGAAGAGGAATGAGGCTTGTTACAAAAGGTGAAGATTTAGAAAAAAACTTTTGGGCAGCTGAAAGTGAAGCATTAAGTGCTTTTGGAAATGGCTCAATGTATATTGAAAAGTATATTACAAATCCTCGCCATGTTGAAGTTCAAATTTTAGGCGATGAGCATGGAAATGTAATTCATGTCGGCGAAAGAGATTGTTCTATGCAACGCCGCCATCAAAAATTAATCGAAGAAACTCCTGCTACAATTTTAGATGAAAAAACAAGAGAAAAACTTCATGAAACTGCGATCGCAGCAACTAAGGCCATAGGTTATTATGGTGCTGGAACTTTTGAGTTTTTATACGATCAAGATTCAAAAGAGTTTTATTTTATAGAGATGAATACAAGACTTCAGGTCGAACACTGTGTAAGTGAAATGGTAAGTGGTCTTGATATGGTTGAGTGGATGATAAGAATAGCTCAAGGTGAAAAACTTCCTAGTCAAGATGAGATAGAATTTAGAGGGCATTCAATAGAGTGCAGAATAGCAGCTGAAGATCCAAAAAGTTTTGCGCCAAATCCTGGAAAAATAACTAAATTTATAGCTCCAAATGGTAGAAATGTAAGATTTGATAGTCATATTTATGAAGGATATAGTGTTCCACCATTTTATGATAGTATGATAGGAAAACTTATAGTTCATGCAGACACTAGGCAAAAAGCAATTGCTAAGATGAGAGTTGCTTTGGATGAGCTTATTATTCAAGGCATCAAAACAACTAGAAATTTTCATTTAAATATGATGGAAAGTGCTGACTTTGCAAATAATAAATTCGATACAAATTATCTAACAAAATATTATTAA
- a CDS encoding SurA N-terminal domain-containing protein, with amino-acid sequence MKKKLIFLLMLGFSVANAGMVNWVVAKVNNEPITNFEVFDTMKKIKTSNQDTALQFLINEKLQASEIKKRDIRVAPYEVTNAIEEIAKKEGKTPEEFKNTLIKQGVNFDEFRSNLAKDIQTQKLLGGIFAKADKKITPESVKQFYESNPMLFMSFESVNATRFAAKTKKEIENVIRGKVGASVYSHKITIPKSSLNEQTAFAFLNMKNGEFTPIMDHPQGFYEVLRIDSKNGVKKVDFETAKDQVFEMFAKNERRKTVDDYFEKLRANAIIEVLPPKK; translated from the coding sequence ATGAAAAAAAAGTTAATTTTTTTACTTATGCTTGGCTTTAGTGTAGCCAATGCAGGTATGGTAAATTGGGTTGTTGCAAAGGTAAATAATGAACCAATTACGAATTTTGAAGTTTTTGATACAATGAAAAAAATAAAAACTTCCAATCAAGATACAGCATTACAATTTTTAATAAATGAAAAACTACAAGCCTCAGAAATTAAAAAAAGAGATATAAGAGTTGCACCTTACGAGGTTACAAATGCAATTGAAGAAATTGCTAAAAAAGAGGGAAAAACACCTGAAGAGTTTAAAAATACTCTTATAAAACAAGGAGTAAATTTCGATGAGTTTAGATCAAATTTGGCAAAAGATATACAAACTCAAAAACTTTTAGGCGGAATTTTTGCAAAAGCTGATAAAAAAATAACTCCTGAAAGTGTAAAGCAGTTTTATGAAAGCAATCCTATGCTTTTTATGAGTTTTGAATCAGTAAATGCAACTAGATTTGCCGCTAAAACAAAAAAAGAGATTGAAAATGTTATACGCGGAAAAGTGGGAGCATCTGTTTATTCTCATAAAATTACAATCCCAAAATCATCTCTTAATGAGCAAACTGCATTTGCTTTTTTAAATATGAAAAATGGTGAATTTACTCCTATTATGGACCATCCACAAGGATTTTATGAGGTTTTAAGAATTGATTCAAAAAATGGAGTTAAAAAAGTAGATTTTGAAACTGCAAAAGATCAAGTTTTTGAAATGTTTGCTAAAAATGAAAGACGAAAAACAGTTGATGATTACTTTGAAAAACTAAGAGCAAATGCCATCATAGAAGTTTTACCCCCTAAAAAATAA
- the gltX gene encoding glutamate--tRNA ligase yields MKGKIMIVTRFAPSPTGYLHIGGLRTALYNYLYARANNGKFLLRIEDTDLKRNKIEATNAIIEAFKWCKLDYDGELVYQSDRFDIYKKYIQKLLDEGKAYKCYMTKDELDELRKSQEAMKIRPKYDGRYRDFKGTPPAGIDPVIRIKAPISGTIQFKDGVKGEVKFNVDDMLDDFIIARSDGSPTYNFTVVIDDALMGVTDVIRGDDHLSNTPKQIILYEALGFKTPNFYHVAMINGPDGQKLSKRHGATDVMEYKKMGYLSEALLNFLVRLGWSHGDDEIFSMKELKELFDPHNLSKSSSSFNQSKLEWLNQHYIKNASFERLSHELKEFDLNLDEVKHAKLLIDSIKERSVTLLQMKEMANSILNKPQSYNEKAYKKFINENSLKLLASFSEILDKDMDALGYEELINKFLEKNEAKLKDLAQPLRIAITGNSVSPSIFEVLEILGSDEVKQRIKNLINKSKEL; encoded by the coding sequence ATAAAAGGAAAAATTATGATTGTAACTCGTTTTGCTCCTTCTCCGACTGGATATCTTCATATCGGTGGGCTTAGGACGGCACTTTATAACTACTTATATGCAAGAGCAAATAATGGAAAATTTTTACTTCGAATTGAAGATACTGACTTAAAGAGAAATAAGATAGAAGCTACAAATGCGATTATAGAAGCATTTAAATGGTGCAAACTTGACTATGATGGCGAGCTTGTTTATCAAAGTGATAGATTTGACATATATAAAAAATATATACAAAAACTTTTAGATGAAGGTAAAGCTTATAAATGTTATATGACTAAAGACGAGCTTGATGAGCTTAGAAAAAGTCAAGAAGCGATGAAAATTCGCCCAAAATATGACGGAAGATATAGGGATTTTAAAGGAACACCTCCAGCAGGAATTGATCCAGTAATTCGTATAAAAGCTCCAATTAGTGGGACTATACAATTTAAAGATGGTGTAAAAGGTGAAGTTAAATTTAATGTTGATGATATGTTAGATGATTTTATAATCGCAAGAAGTGATGGAAGTCCTACATATAATTTTACAGTTGTAATTGACGATGCATTAATGGGCGTAACTGATGTAATTAGAGGTGATGATCACCTTTCAAATACACCAAAACAAATTATTTTGTATGAGGCACTTGGTTTTAAAACTCCAAATTTTTATCATGTTGCGATGATTAACGGACCTGATGGGCAAAAGCTTTCCAAAAGACACGGTGCAACAGATGTTATGGAATATAAAAAAATGGGTTATTTAAGTGAAGCTTTATTAAATTTCTTAGTAAGACTTGGCTGGAGCCATGGTGATGATGAAATTTTTTCAATGAAAGAGTTAAAAGAGCTTTTTGATCCACATAATCTTTCAAAATCTTCAAGTAGCTTTAATCAAAGTAAACTAGAATGGTTAAATCAGCACTACATAAAAAATGCAAGCTTTGAAAGACTATCTCATGAGCTAAAAGAATTTGACCTTAACCTAGATGAGGTAAAACATGCAAAACTTCTAATAGATAGTATAAAAGAACGCTCAGTCACACTTTTACAAATGAAAGAGATGGCAAATTCTATCCTTAACAAACCACAAAGCTATAATGAAAAAGCTTATAAAAAATTTATTAATGAAAATAGTTTAAAATTACTTGCAAGTTTTTCTGAAATTTTAGATAAAGATATGGATGCTTTGGGATACGAGGAGCTAATAAATAAATTTTTAGAAAAAAATGAAGCAAAACTAAAAGACTTAGCTCAGCCATTAAGGATAGCAATAACTGGAAATAGCGTAAGTCCATCTATTTTTGAAGTGCTTGAAATTTTAGGAAGCGATGAGGTAAAACAAAGAATTAAAAATTTAATAAACAAATCTAAGGAGTTATAG
- a CDS encoding malic enzyme-like NAD(P)-binding protein produces the protein MAKYTKEEALNYHIGGKIEVNVKTPFESASDLTLAYSPGVAEPCKEIEADESLSYKYTNKKNLVAVISNGTAVLGLGDIGASASKPVMEGKSVLFKKFAGIDAFDIEINETDPKKLVEICRAISPTFGGINLEDIKAPECFYVEKELKASTNIPVMHDDQHGTAIITTAGLINALKINGKKPEDIKIVVSGSGAAGIACAKMYKNVGVKHILMLDSRGVIHSKRDNLSPEKKEFAIETEARTLDDAINGADMFLGLSKGGILTKDMVKSMAKDPIIFALANPVPEIYPEEVKEVRDDAMVGTGRSDYPNQVNNVLGFPYIFRGALDVEARYITEDMKMAAAKALAKLAREEVTSEVCKMMGVDKISFGRDYIIPNPFDKRVLFAVAPAVAKAAFEGGVAGIKEFDEKAYKEELKKIKL, from the coding sequence ATGGCAAAATACACAAAAGAAGAAGCTTTAAACTATCACATTGGTGGAAAAATTGAAGTAAATGTAAAAACCCCTTTTGAAAGTGCAAGCGATTTAACTTTGGCTTACAGTCCAGGAGTTGCAGAACCTTGCAAAGAAATAGAAGCTGATGAAAGCCTATCTTATAAATACACAAATAAAAAAAATCTAGTAGCAGTAATTAGTAATGGAACTGCAGTTTTGGGTCTTGGAGATATTGGAGCAAGTGCAAGCAAGCCAGTAATGGAGGGAAAATCTGTTTTATTTAAGAAATTTGCAGGAATAGATGCTTTTGATATTGAGATCAATGAAACAGATCCTAAAAAATTAGTTGAAATTTGCAGAGCAATTTCTCCAACATTTGGTGGAATAAATTTAGAAGATATTAAAGCACCTGAGTGTTTTTATGTCGAAAAAGAGCTAAAAGCAAGCACAAATATCCCTGTAATGCACGATGATCAGCACGGAACTGCCATTATTACAACAGCTGGGTTAATAAATGCTTTAAAAATCAATGGAAAAAAACCAGAAGATATAAAAATAGTAGTAAGTGGAAGTGGAGCAGCTGGAATAGCGTGCGCTAAAATGTATAAAAATGTAGGCGTAAAACACATTTTAATGCTTGATTCAAGAGGTGTTATTCATAGTAAAAGAGATAATTTATCACCTGAGAAAAAAGAATTTGCCATTGAAACAGAAGCTAGAACTTTAGATGATGCGATAAATGGTGCAGATATGTTTTTAGGACTCAGCAAAGGTGGAATTTTAACAAAAGATATGGTTAAATCAATGGCAAAAGATCCAATAATCTTTGCTCTTGCAAATCCTGTGCCTGAAATTTATCCAGAAGAGGTAAAAGAAGTAAGAGATGATGCGATGGTTGGAACTGGAAGAAGTGACTATCCAAATCAAGTAAATAATGTTTTAGGTTTTCCATATATTTTTAGAGGCGCATTGGATGTTGAGGCAAGATATATAACTGAAGATATGAAAATGGCAGCTGCAAAAGCATTAGCAAAACTTGCAAGAGAAGAGGTTACAAGTGAAGTTTGCAAGATGATGGGCGTAGATAAAATTTCTTTTGGAAGAGATTATATAATTCCAAATCCTTTTGACAAAAGAGTTTTATTTGCTGTTGCTCCAGCAGTTGCAAAAGCTGCATTTGAGGGTGGCGTAGCTGGTATTAAAGAATTTGATGAAAAAGCCTATAAAGAAGAACTTAAAAAAATAAAACTATGA
- a CDS encoding nicotinate phosphoribosyltransferase has translation MKNLALFTDFYQLSMMQGYFEEKKDTVAIFDVYFRKHPSNGGYAILCGINEVVDYIQNLKFSDDDIKYLKGLNSFSEEFLNYLKEFRFSGEIYAMEEGSVVFTHEPLIRLKANILEAQLIETAILNIVNFQTLIATKSSRIVRSAAGDSVMEFGLRRAQSRSAGFYGAKASIVGGCVATSNVEAAKEFDIKVAGTHSHSWVQSFDNELESFRAYAKIYPNNALLLVDTYDALSSGVPNAITVFKELKEKGFKPLGIRIDSGDLEYLSKEARIMLDNAGFKEAIIVGSNDLDEYSIQHLKDGGAKIDSWGVGTRMITSSDDASLGGVYKLSGVVKNGKIVPKMKISNDPRKINNPGYKQVYRFYDKNTNKALADLITLDDEKLEDINEVEIFHPLYTYKRKKLSNFYAKKLLKPLFIDGKFVGKKKSVNEIAKFTQSELKTMWEEYLRNIKPQSYKVDLSQKLWDIREKIINNHKA, from the coding sequence ATGAAAAATTTAGCTCTTTTTACCGATTTTTACCAACTTAGTATGATGCAAGGGTATTTTGAAGAAAAAAAAGATACCGTAGCCATTTTTGATGTTTATTTTAGAAAACATCCTAGCAATGGTGGATATGCCATACTTTGTGGTATAAATGAAGTGGTTGATTATATTCAAAATTTGAAATTTAGCGATGATGATATAAAGTACTTAAAGGGTTTAAATTCTTTTAGTGAGGAGTTTTTAAATTATTTAAAAGAGTTTAGATTTAGCGGTGAAATTTATGCCATGGAAGAGGGAAGTGTTGTATTTACACATGAGCCACTAATTAGATTAAAAGCAAATATTTTAGAAGCTCAGCTAATTGAAACTGCTATTTTAAATATTGTAAATTTTCAAACATTAATCGCTACAAAAAGCTCAAGAATTGTAAGAAGTGCAGCAGGCGATAGCGTTATGGAATTTGGACTAAGAAGAGCTCAAAGTAGAAGTGCTGGATTTTATGGTGCAAAAGCTTCAATAGTAGGTGGTTGCGTGGCAACTTCAAATGTTGAAGCTGCAAAAGAATTTGATATAAAAGTAGCTGGAACGCACTCTCATTCTTGGGTTCAAAGTTTTGATAATGAACTTGAAAGTTTTAGAGCTTATGCAAAAATTTATCCAAACAATGCTCTTTTGCTTGTTGATACTTATGATGCTTTAAGTAGTGGTGTTCCAAATGCAATTACAGTTTTTAAAGAGCTAAAAGAAAAAGGTTTTAAGCCTCTTGGCATTAGAATAGATTCTGGAGATTTGGAGTATTTGAGTAAAGAGGCTAGAATTATGCTTGATAATGCCGGCTTTAAAGAAGCTATTATTGTTGGTTCAAACGACCTTGATGAGTATAGCATACAACATTTAAAAGATGGTGGAGCAAAGATTGATAGTTGGGGTGTTGGAACAAGGATGATAACTTCAAGCGATGATGCATCACTTGGCGGGGTTTATAAATTAAGCGGGGTTGTTAAAAATGGTAAAATTGTGCCTAAAATGAAAATTTCAAATGACCCAAGAAAGATAAATAACCCAGGATATAAACAAGTATATAGATTTTACGATAAAAACACAAACAAAGCTTTAGCAGATCTTATAACCTTAGATGATGAAAAATTAGAAGATATTAATGAAGTAGAAATTTTTCACCCACTTTATACATATAAGAGAAAAAAACTTTCAAATTTTTATGCTAAAAAACTTTTAAAACCACTTTTTATAGATGGTAAATTTGTAGGCAAGAAAAAAAGTGTAAATGAGATAGCTAAATTTACACAATCTGAGCTTAAAACTATGTGGGAAGAGTATTTAAGAAATATAAAACCACAAAGTTATAAAGTTGATTTATCTCAAAAACTATGGGATATAAGAGAAAAAATTATAAACAATCATAAAGCTTAA
- the upp gene encoding uracil phosphoribosyltransferase has product MKNIKHITHPLIEHKLTILRDIKTDPFQFRMLIDEITYLLIFEACRDLELKDVKVQTPVSTANCKKLKTKVMICPILRAALGMLDAVFKIIPDASVGFLGFQRDEKSLEANFFYAKLPNDYKNRTAIIIDPMFATGGTAIEAVKFLKQKGVKSIKFISIIAAPEGLKKFSEKFPDVNVYVSAIDEGLNEKGYIVPGLGDAGDRVFNTLS; this is encoded by the coding sequence ATGAAAAATATAAAGCACATAACTCATCCTTTAATAGAACATAAACTCACCATTTTAAGAGATATTAAAACTGATCCTTTTCAATTTAGAATGCTTATTGATGAGATAACATATCTTTTAATTTTTGAAGCTTGCAGGGATTTAGAATTAAAAGATGTAAAAGTTCAAACACCAGTTTCAACTGCAAATTGCAAAAAACTAAAAACAAAAGTTATGATTTGCCCGATTTTACGAGCTGCACTTGGTATGCTTGATGCAGTGTTTAAGATTATTCCTGATGCAAGTGTTGGATTTTTAGGATTTCAAAGAGATGAAAAAAGTCTAGAAGCAAATTTCTTTTATGCAAAGCTTCCAAACGATTATAAAAATAGAACTGCAATTATAATTGATCCAATGTTTGCAACTGGTGGAACAGCTATTGAGGCAGTTAAGTTTCTAAAACAAAAAGGCGTCAAGAGTATTAAATTTATCTCTATTATAGCAGCACCAGAAGGACTTAAGAAATTTAGTGAAAAATTTCCAGATGTCAATGTATATGTCTCAGCTATAGATGAGGGCTTAAATGAAAAAGGCTATATCGTTCCAGGGCTTGGAGATGCTGGGGATAGGGTTTTTAATACCTTAAGTTAG
- a CDS encoding MqnA/MqnD/SBP family protein translates to MLFGKIDYLNLLPFHVFLKKYPLPSYVKKGIEFKKDVPSVLCKKLYNRRVDAAVISSVESRRKKYKKLNMGIVAKKDVKSVLVRKNSSKSLDPASMTSNMLSKVLGLNGSVVIGDKALKCYLDEGFDKFYDMGKIWHERTNLPFVFAVFCLIDSKKAYENLTNSFLRSRVKIPQYILDSYAKSRNVKKSEILWYLNYISYKIGIKEKKALNMFLKKARLLNFNPN, encoded by the coding sequence ATGCTATTTGGAAAGATTGATTATTTAAATTTACTTCCTTTTCATGTGTTTTTAAAAAAATATCCGCTTCCAAGTTATGTAAAAAAGGGTATTGAGTTTAAAAAAGATGTCCCAAGTGTACTTTGTAAAAAACTTTACAATAGGCGTGTTGATGCTGCTGTTATATCAAGTGTTGAAAGTAGGCGAAAAAAATATAAAAAATTAAATATGGGAATTGTTGCAAAAAAAGATGTTAAAAGTGTTTTAGTTAGAAAAAACTCATCTAAAAGTTTAGATCCAGCTTCTATGACATCAAATATGTTAAGCAAAGTTTTAGGCTTAAATGGAAGTGTTGTGATAGGCGATAAGGCATTAAAATGTTATCTGGATGAGGGTTTTGATAAATTTTATGATATGGGAAAAATTTGGCATGAAAGAACAAATTTACCATTTGTTTTTGCTGTTTTTTGTCTTATAGATTCAAAAAAAGCCTATGAGAATTTAACAAATTCATTTTTAAGAAGTAGAGTAAAAATTCCTCAATATATTTTAGATAGCTATGCAAAATCAAGAAATGTTAAAAAATCTGAAATTTTATGGTATTTAAACTATATAAGTTATAAAATTGGCATAAAAGAAAAGAAAGCTTTAAATATGTTTTTAAAAAAAGCAAGACTTTTAAATTTTAACCCAAATTAG
- a CDS encoding thioredoxin domain-containing protein, which produces MKKIVLTSIIAASSMFAATDAEIKNFFEQMVPGHAMSVEVEKRTPIPGLDGFEEVIYKVSQGDFSQKDAIYTKGDFIAQDIFNIKTKKSYKEEFINGMINENIAEIYKKEEAKNIIKLGNDPKKETLIMLSDADCPFCKKEMASIEEHLKENNYEIIMTSIHGPASHAKSAKIYEETSKAKSDADKIKVFKKYYADNIPAVEGVDQKEIDRLNSLAEKYFKAGVQGVPFIVNKKELIK; this is translated from the coding sequence AAATTTCTTTGAGCAAATGGTACCAGGTCATGCTATGAGCGTAGAAGTAGAAAAAAGAACTCCAATCCCAGGATTAGATGGGTTTGAAGAGGTTATTTATAAAGTAAGCCAAGGTGATTTTAGCCAAAAAGATGCAATTTATACAAAAGGCGATTTTATAGCTCAAGATATTTTTAACATTAAAACAAAAAAAAGCTATAAAGAAGAGTTTATAAATGGTATGATAAATGAAAACATTGCTGAAATTTATAAAAAAGAAGAGGCAAAAAATATAATCAAGCTTGGAAACGACCCTAAAAAAGAAACTTTAATTATGCTAAGTGACGCAGACTGTCCATTTTGTAAAAAAGAGATGGCAAGTATAGAAGAGCATTTAAAAGAAAATAATTATGAAATAATTATGACTTCTATCCACGGACCAGCTTCTCACGCAAAAAGTGCTAAAATTTATGAAGAAACATCTAAAGCAAAAAGCGATGCCGATAAGATCAAAGTTTTTAAAAAATACTATGCTGACAATATCCCAGCAGTTGAGGGAGTAGATCAAAAAGAAATCGATAGACTTAACTCTTTAGCTGAGAAATACTTCAAAGCTGGCGTTCAAGGCGTTCCATTTATTGTAAACAAAAAAGAACTTATAAAATAA